Proteins encoded within one genomic window of Streptomyces profundus:
- a CDS encoding ATP-binding cassette domain-containing protein, which produces MTKVYGRGRKAVTALDGVDLAVPTGTVFGLLGHNGAGKSTLIRLLSTLAAPTSGRALVGGHDVATRPAEVRAAIGVTAQQTTLDQRLSGRENLFVFGRLHGLSPATARRTAVELLARYGLAEAGDRLVGAYSGGMRRRLDIASSLLLNPAVLFLDEPTTGLDPHSRTAIWTAVRELADEGTTILLTTQYLEEADHLAERVAVLESGRIIADDTPGALKRRIGLRLSVTLASDDSQAAARSLLGGLGVTGLPEPTPGATTLTGAVPAGTLTLPSVLTALNDAGIGVADLGLHEPTLDEAYLALTGGPA; this is translated from the coding sequence TTGACCAAAGTCTACGGTCGGGGCCGCAAGGCCGTGACCGCGCTGGACGGCGTCGACCTCGCCGTCCCCACCGGAACGGTCTTCGGGCTGCTGGGGCACAATGGCGCCGGCAAGTCCACGCTGATCCGTCTGCTGTCGACCCTCGCGGCCCCGACCTCGGGGCGCGCCCTGGTCGGCGGCCACGACGTCGCCACCCGACCCGCCGAGGTCAGGGCCGCGATCGGCGTCACCGCCCAGCAGACCACGCTCGACCAGCGCCTCAGCGGGCGGGAGAACCTCTTCGTCTTCGGCCGGCTGCACGGACTCTCCCCGGCCACGGCCCGCCGCACCGCCGTGGAACTCCTGGCGCGCTACGGACTCGCGGAAGCGGGCGACCGGCTGGTCGGCGCCTACTCCGGCGGCATGCGCCGCCGGCTGGACATCGCCTCCAGCCTGCTGCTGAATCCCGCCGTCCTCTTCCTCGACGAACCCACCACGGGGCTCGATCCACACAGCCGCACCGCCATCTGGACGGCCGTGCGGGAGCTGGCCGACGAGGGCACGACCATCCTCCTCACCACCCAGTACCTGGAGGAGGCCGACCACCTCGCCGAGCGCGTGGCGGTGCTGGAGTCGGGCCGGATCATCGCCGACGACACACCGGGCGCCCTCAAGCGGCGGATCGGGCTGCGCCTCTCGGTCACCCTCGCCTCGGACGACTCGCAGGCGGCGGCGCGCTCCCTGCTCGGCGGCCTGGGGGTCACCGGCCTCCCCGAGCCCACCCCGGGGGCGACCACCCTCACCGGCGCGGTGCCGGCCGGGACCCTCACCCTGCCCTCCGTCCTCACCGCGCTCAACGACGCCGGGATCGGCGTCGCCGACCTCGGCCTGCACGAACCCACCCTCGACGAGGCCTACCTGGCCCTGACCGGAGGACCGGCGTGA
- a CDS encoding ABC transporter permease → MNDPTDTARPRPRAATTARRRWWLADGATIVHRDLLALRRNPSAVAASLAAPLGMVLMFGYVFGGALSDGSATDYRMELIPAVFVLVAATGAVMTAGSTALDARNGVTERLRSLPMRRVAVPFGLAGSQLLLSVISLAAMASLGLVVGWRVEDGAASALAGFALLLLFGYGLTWVGVFLGLAIRSMETIQQLAPLVFAFVMLSNAFVPTEGMPSGLRTLAEWNPFSAAIGAARSLFGNAPVPEGPLPLAHPVLTTLLWSLALIALFAPLTARRFARAE, encoded by the coding sequence GTGAACGACCCGACCGACACGGCGCGGCCCCGCCCGCGAGCGGCGACCACCGCGCGGAGGCGCTGGTGGCTGGCCGACGGCGCGACCATCGTCCACCGCGACCTCCTCGCCCTCAGGCGGAATCCCTCGGCCGTCGCGGCGAGCCTGGCCGCACCGCTCGGCATGGTCCTCATGTTCGGCTATGTCTTCGGCGGCGCCCTGAGCGACGGCTCCGCCACGGACTACCGCATGGAGCTGATCCCCGCGGTCTTCGTGCTCGTCGCCGCGACCGGCGCCGTCATGACCGCGGGATCGACGGCCCTGGACGCGCGGAACGGCGTCACCGAGCGGCTGAGGTCGCTCCCGATGCGGCGGGTCGCCGTCCCGTTCGGCCTGGCGGGGAGCCAGCTCCTCCTCTCCGTGATCTCGCTCGCCGCCATGGCGTCGCTCGGCCTCGTCGTCGGCTGGCGCGTCGAGGACGGCGCCGCGTCCGCGCTGGCGGGCTTCGCCCTGCTGCTGCTCTTCGGCTACGGCCTGACCTGGGTCGGGGTCTTTCTCGGGCTGGCGATCCGCAGCATGGAGACGATCCAGCAACTCGCGCCGCTGGTCTTCGCGTTCGTGATGCTCTCCAACGCCTTCGTACCGACCGAAGGGATGCCGTCCGGGCTGCGGACGCTGGCGGAGTGGAACCCGTTCAGCGCCGCGATCGGCGCGGCGCGGTCGCTCTTCGGCAACGCGCCCGTGCCCGAGGGGCCGCTCCCGCTGGCCCATCCCGTGCTCACCACGCTGCTCTGGTCACTGGCCCTGATCGCGCTGTTCGCGCCGCTGACGGCCCGACGGTTCGCGCGAGCCGAGTAA
- a CDS encoding VWA domain-containing protein, producing the protein MIFRRWLAILLSGLVAILTMSGLAPNAMADQPEQDDPPPRVDLVLDVSGSMRERDMGGGESRIAAAQRAFNEVIDAVPDEVHLGIRTLGATYPGDDLEIGCQDSEQLFPVGPIDRTEAKTAVATLRPTGWTPIGLALRGANEDLGDGEGTRRIVLITDGEDSCGDPDPCLVAHELAASGTDLVVDTLGLTLDDAVRDQLSCIAEATGGTYTAVQDAEQLADRINQLVRRADLPVETPATVAGGEECREAPWLGIGVYEDREEFDEHRWYRVPVLPGQELRVSASVAADRAVNPDYGVLLRVLDEDGRELTRGTGAGTGHTDVLSTGLRYPMPEPDEDGADSDAPRAVCLVLSNSFSAPDSVVRTPGLPVELTVDLVSAPDASPDAAAFGLARGWAPVLLLGGVGLVAGLAAGLLIRVISAMRKAI; encoded by the coding sequence ATGATCTTCAGACGATGGTTGGCGATACTCCTCAGCGGGCTGGTCGCCATCCTCACCATGAGCGGCCTGGCGCCCAACGCCATGGCCGACCAGCCCGAACAGGACGACCCCCCACCCCGCGTGGATCTGGTACTCGACGTCAGCGGCTCCATGCGAGAACGCGACATGGGAGGCGGCGAATCCCGTATCGCCGCCGCGCAGCGTGCGTTCAACGAGGTGATCGACGCCGTCCCGGACGAGGTGCATCTCGGCATCCGCACCCTGGGGGCGACCTATCCCGGCGACGATCTGGAGATCGGCTGCCAGGACAGCGAGCAGCTCTTCCCCGTCGGGCCGATCGACCGCACCGAGGCCAAGACGGCCGTCGCCACCCTGCGCCCCACCGGCTGGACGCCGATCGGCCTCGCCCTGCGCGGCGCCAACGAGGACCTCGGCGACGGGGAGGGCACCCGCCGGATCGTGCTGATCACCGACGGCGAGGACTCCTGCGGCGACCCCGACCCCTGCCTGGTGGCCCACGAACTCGCCGCCAGCGGAACGGACCTGGTCGTCGACACGCTCGGCCTGACATTGGACGACGCGGTGCGGGACCAGCTGAGCTGCATCGCCGAGGCCACCGGCGGCACCTACACCGCCGTCCAGGACGCCGAGCAACTCGCCGACCGCATCAACCAGCTGGTCCGACGCGCCGACCTGCCCGTCGAGACCCCCGCGACGGTGGCCGGCGGCGAGGAGTGCCGGGAGGCGCCCTGGCTGGGCATCGGCGTGTACGAGGACAGGGAGGAGTTCGACGAGCACCGCTGGTACCGGGTGCCCGTCCTGCCCGGGCAGGAGCTGCGCGTCTCGGCCAGCGTGGCCGCCGACCGGGCCGTCAACCCCGACTACGGCGTGCTGCTTCGCGTGCTGGACGAGGACGGACGTGAGCTGACGCGCGGCACGGGGGCCGGCACCGGGCACACCGATGTGCTCTCCACCGGGCTCCGCTATCCGATGCCCGAACCGGACGAGGACGGGGCGGATTCGGACGCGCCGCGCGCCGTCTGCCTGGTGCTCAGCAACTCCTTCTCCGCGCCCGACTCCGTCGTCCGCACGCCGGGACTGCCGGTCGAGCTGACCGTGGATCTGGTGTCAGCGCCGGACGCCTCCCCCGACGCCGCGGCGTTCGGCCTCGCGCGAGGGTGGGCGCCCGTGCTGCTCCTGGGCGGTGTCGGCCTGGTCGCCGGCCTGGCCGCCGGTCTGTTGATCCGGGTGATCTCGGCGATGAGGAAGGCGATATGA
- a CDS encoding response regulator: MTRVLIVDDQFLIRAGLVGVLDAAPGFEVVGEAADGEEAIRLAAETSPDIILMDIRMPGTNGIQATERILATTDREPLPRILVLTTFDLDEYVYGALRAGASGFLLKDSGPDRLLAAVAAVSGGDSLFAPSVTRRLVAAYARQGPGPTTAPAGPAPRRGLEVLTSREREVLRFTGLGLSNSEIASRLHISTATVKTHLNRTMSKLHLDSRAQAVVIAYESGLITPQA, from the coding sequence ATGACCAGGGTGTTGATCGTCGACGACCAGTTCCTGATCCGGGCCGGACTCGTCGGGGTGCTTGACGCGGCCCCCGGCTTCGAGGTCGTCGGCGAGGCGGCCGACGGTGAGGAGGCGATCCGGCTCGCCGCCGAGACCTCGCCCGACATCATCCTGATGGACATCCGGATGCCCGGCACCAACGGCATCCAGGCCACCGAGCGCATCCTGGCGACGACCGACCGCGAACCCCTGCCGCGCATCCTCGTGTTGACCACCTTCGACCTCGACGAGTACGTCTATGGCGCGCTGCGCGCCGGCGCCTCGGGGTTCCTGCTCAAGGACTCGGGCCCGGACCGGCTGCTCGCGGCGGTGGCCGCGGTCAGCGGCGGCGACTCGCTCTTCGCCCCCAGCGTGACCCGCCGCCTGGTCGCGGCCTACGCCCGCCAGGGTCCGGGGCCCACCACCGCCCCGGCCGGCCCCGCACCACGCCGGGGCCTTGAGGTGTTGACATCACGCGAGCGCGAGGTCCTCCGCTTCACCGGCCTCGGCCTCTCCAACTCCGAGATCGCGAGCCGCCTGCACATCAGCACCGCCACGGTGAAGACCCACCTCAACCGCACCATGAGCAAACTCCACCTCGACAGCCGCGCCCAAGCCGTCGTCATCGCCTACGAATCCGGCCTGATCACCCCCCAAGCCTGA
- a CDS encoding sensor histidine kinase: MVCVALLLGAESEAQGWPELDAGAQALAALAQLPVALRNRAPVLVFAATQVAGVWYVSLGFWPVVCTFGPLLALYTVASARPVRVAVACAAALTGLWLYAGAVSESQSPLSVLAQALLFSVVLVWFGALARRSAELTRQLRAEQAARARRAVADERRRIARELHDIVAHHMSVVSVQTGLASFVFDSDPPTARAALGTIAETSREALDELRRMLEVLREDEGPDGGDGDGGGAGESAAPMPGLARVDELVARIRAGGLPVALRVEGAPRPLAPGVDLCAYRVVQEALTNVIKHAPGAATTVEIRYRPRHVEVGVTDDGEGVDSDRVAPGGGHGLIGMRERAKLYGGTIAIGPRSAGGFAVRLTLPTSATARGGEDDRRE, translated from the coding sequence ATGGTGTGCGTGGCGCTGCTGCTCGGCGCGGAGTCCGAGGCCCAGGGATGGCCCGAACTCGACGCCGGCGCACAGGCGTTGGCGGCGCTCGCCCAACTGCCGGTCGCCCTGCGCAACCGGGCCCCCGTGCTGGTGTTCGCCGCGACCCAGGTCGCCGGAGTCTGGTACGTCAGCCTCGGCTTCTGGCCCGTGGTGTGCACCTTCGGGCCGCTGCTCGCGCTCTACACGGTGGCGTCGGCCCGCCCGGTGCGGGTGGCCGTCGCCTGCGCGGCGGCGCTCACCGGGCTCTGGCTCTACGCGGGTGCGGTCAGCGAGAGCCAGTCGCCGCTCTCCGTGCTGGCGCAGGCGCTGCTGTTCTCCGTCGTGCTGGTGTGGTTCGGCGCCCTGGCGCGCCGCTCGGCCGAGCTGACCCGCCAGCTCAGGGCCGAGCAGGCGGCCCGGGCGCGCCGTGCCGTCGCCGACGAACGCCGCCGCATAGCCAGGGAGTTGCACGACATCGTCGCGCACCACATGTCCGTGGTCTCGGTCCAGACCGGGCTGGCCAGCTTCGTCTTCGACTCGGACCCGCCGACCGCGCGCGCCGCCCTCGGCACCATCGCCGAGACCAGCCGCGAGGCCCTGGACGAACTGCGCCGCATGCTTGAGGTGCTCAGGGAGGACGAGGGGCCGGACGGCGGCGACGGGGACGGGGGCGGCGCGGGGGAGTCCGCCGCGCCCATGCCGGGGCTGGCCAGGGTCGACGAGCTGGTGGCCAGGATCCGCGCCGGCGGGCTGCCCGTCGCGCTGCGGGTCGAGGGCGCCCCGCGCCCCCTGGCCCCCGGCGTCGACCTCTGCGCCTACCGCGTGGTCCAGGAGGCCCTGACCAACGTCATCAAACACGCCCCTGGCGCCGCGACGACCGTCGAGATCCGCTACCGGCCGCGCCATGTGGAGGTCGGCGTCACCGACGACGGAGAGGGGGTGGATTCGGACAGAGTCGCGCCGGGCGGCGGCCACGGGTTGATCGGCATGCGGGAGCGGGCAAAGCTCTACGGCGGGACGATCGCCATCGGTCCGCGGAGCGCGGGAGGGTTCGCCGTTCGGCTGACCCTTCCCACCTCGGCGACGGCCCGTGGAGGGGAGGACGACCGCCGGGAATGA
- a CDS encoding NACHT domain-containing protein translates to MVAEAAAFRLGTKVASAAGRWWLGVRRQDQERHLPMEELIRLRVRGLRYQREVRQQFDQITNAVFDRLEPFLRHAFGRLDEGGRQAVLDAVADTFDRADLSDEALFAANVRPAELSRAITGSVRGPTGLSEAETRLYEILFAECVEYYVHIVLSLPVFEERASGELLVRTASLGNGVTRILERLPDRSLFAPDGTDQDTDFRRDYLHLVSRDLDEVDLFRRPSDQATGLRMRLSVAYVSLRATGGEGRRRRGAIRELPVPRPDMSNWEKGGDDSSGMRVEAALRDANRVLLRGEAGSGKTTLLRWLAVMAARGTFQGELVDWNGLTPVLVKLREYSGRAMPDPSAMLDGVAGPITGVMPRGWVERQLRDKRALLLIDGVDELLDRDRRAVRDWLRKLLGQYPETRVVVTSRPAAASARWLHGEGFAALHLDRMTPPDLAAFVRQWHQAVRDLGGELPCGVDELPQYEQSLLASLKDRAHLQSLAGTPLLAAMLCAMHLNRGRQLPRDRMELYRNALHTLVHDRDADRNVPSAMDSRLSLGDKLVVLRDLAWRLSDNSRSEIAVDRAAGYVATKLRAMRHLDALDGPAVLEQLRHRSGVLRSSAEGRIDFVHRTFQEYLAAEEAAEEDRIGNLVGRAHLDLWRETIIMTAGHANAPQREELLDGILDRADTEPRHARTLRLLAAACQETLPQVPDGVGERLDQAVTRLLPARRETDPPALAAVGTNLLRQLPSSLGQLSEKSAIQTVRTVALIGGEESLRLLAGWVGDERWAVVHELSAAWDYFDAEAFADEVLSRLPLADHEVRLTHSGQVRAASRLRGLTNVLITCPVRNLDFLADFPPLRHLWVEQLNGEANLSVLCSHPQLELLGLSGLGSVRGTAVLAGLTRLKSLTIPLDSDLASNTLHLLPELTGLAVGGDTMETADLSVLTTLPELESVNLTGDGTDTPPGLEELAEMTSLTSLWLQDCDVAAWLSSLRSAPPALSQLFCYFSTVPTDPRAFARLGTLEDVLIYHCRTPDGAPVTTYDIPGARTLVSG, encoded by the coding sequence GTGGTCGCGGAGGCAGCGGCGTTTCGGCTGGGGACGAAGGTGGCGAGCGCGGCGGGCCGGTGGTGGCTGGGGGTGCGGCGGCAGGACCAGGAACGGCACCTGCCGATGGAGGAGTTGATCCGGCTACGGGTGCGGGGGCTGCGCTACCAGCGCGAAGTGAGGCAGCAGTTCGACCAGATCACCAACGCGGTGTTCGACCGCCTGGAGCCGTTCCTGCGGCACGCGTTCGGCCGGCTCGACGAGGGCGGCCGGCAGGCCGTGCTCGACGCCGTGGCCGACACCTTCGACCGGGCGGACCTCAGCGACGAGGCGCTGTTCGCGGCGAACGTCCGCCCGGCCGAGCTGAGCCGCGCCATCACCGGGTCGGTGCGGGGGCCCACGGGGTTGAGCGAGGCGGAGACCCGGCTCTACGAGATCCTGTTCGCCGAATGCGTCGAGTACTACGTGCACATCGTCCTCAGCCTGCCGGTCTTCGAGGAGCGCGCGTCCGGCGAACTGCTGGTAAGGACCGCCTCGTTGGGCAACGGAGTGACGCGCATCCTGGAACGCCTCCCGGACCGTTCGCTGTTCGCGCCGGACGGCACCGACCAGGACACCGACTTCCGCCGCGACTACCTGCATCTGGTCAGCCGGGACCTGGACGAGGTGGACCTGTTCCGCCGGCCGTCCGACCAGGCGACCGGGCTCCGCATGCGGCTCTCCGTCGCCTATGTGAGTCTGCGGGCGACCGGGGGCGAAGGCCGGCGCCGCCGGGGCGCGATCCGGGAACTGCCCGTGCCTCGACCGGACATGAGCAACTGGGAGAAGGGCGGCGACGACAGCTCCGGCATGCGGGTCGAGGCCGCGTTGCGCGACGCGAACCGGGTACTGCTGCGCGGGGAGGCCGGCTCGGGCAAGACGACGCTGCTGCGCTGGCTGGCGGTGATGGCCGCACGAGGCACATTCCAGGGCGAGTTGGTCGACTGGAACGGGCTGACGCCGGTTCTCGTCAAGCTGCGCGAGTACAGCGGGCGGGCGATGCCCGACCCGAGCGCCATGCTGGACGGCGTCGCCGGCCCGATCACCGGCGTCATGCCCCGGGGCTGGGTGGAACGCCAACTGCGCGACAAGCGCGCGCTGTTGCTGATCGACGGCGTGGACGAGCTGCTGGATCGGGACCGGCGGGCGGTGCGCGACTGGCTGCGCAAGCTGCTGGGCCAGTACCCCGAGACACGGGTGGTCGTCACCTCGCGGCCGGCCGCTGCCAGCGCGCGCTGGCTGCACGGGGAGGGCTTTGCCGCCCTGCATCTGGACCGGATGACCCCGCCGGACCTGGCCGCCTTTGTCCGCCAGTGGCACCAGGCGGTACGCGACCTGGGCGGCGAACTTCCGTGCGGCGTCGACGAGTTACCGCAGTACGAACAGTCCCTGCTGGCCAGCCTCAAGGACCGCGCACATCTCCAGTCGCTGGCCGGCACCCCGCTGCTGGCCGCCATGCTCTGCGCGATGCATCTGAACCGTGGCCGACAACTACCGAGAGACCGGATGGAGTTGTACCGCAACGCCCTGCACACCCTGGTGCACGACCGGGACGCGGACCGCAATGTGCCCAGCGCGATGGACAGCCGGTTGAGCCTCGGCGACAAGCTGGTCGTGCTGCGCGATCTGGCCTGGCGGCTGTCGGACAACAGCCGCAGCGAGATCGCCGTGGATCGCGCGGCCGGCTATGTCGCGACCAAGCTGCGGGCGATGCGCCACCTGGACGCGTTGGACGGTCCGGCGGTGCTGGAGCAACTGCGCCATCGGTCGGGGGTGTTGCGCTCCTCGGCCGAGGGCCGGATCGACTTTGTCCACCGCACCTTCCAGGAGTATCTGGCCGCCGAGGAGGCGGCCGAGGAGGACCGCATCGGCAACCTGGTCGGCCGCGCGCATCTGGACCTGTGGCGGGAGACCATCATCATGACGGCCGGCCATGCCAACGCCCCCCAACGCGAGGAGTTGCTCGACGGCATCCTCGACCGCGCGGACACGGAACCCCGCCACGCCCGCACCCTGCGCCTGCTGGCGGCGGCCTGCCAGGAGACGCTCCCCCAGGTGCCCGACGGGGTCGGCGAACGGTTGGACCAGGCCGTGACAAGACTGCTGCCGGCGCGGCGAGAGACGGACCCGCCCGCGCTGGCGGCGGTGGGGACCAACCTGCTGCGGCAGCTGCCCAGTTCGCTGGGCCAACTGTCGGAGAAGTCGGCGATCCAGACGGTCCGCACCGTGGCACTGATCGGCGGCGAGGAGTCCCTGCGGCTGCTGGCAGGCTGGGTGGGCGACGAGCGGTGGGCCGTGGTCCACGAACTCAGCGCCGCCTGGGACTACTTCGACGCGGAAGCCTTTGCCGACGAGGTGCTGTCCCGGCTGCCCCTGGCGGACCACGAGGTCCGACTGACCCACTCCGGGCAAGTCCGGGCGGCAAGCCGGTTGCGAGGGCTGACCAATGTACTCATCACCTGCCCGGTGCGGAACCTCGATTTCCTCGCCGACTTCCCACCCCTGAGGCACCTATGGGTGGAGCAACTCAACGGGGAGGCCAACCTGTCCGTGCTCTGCAGCCATCCGCAGTTGGAACTTCTAGGTTTGTCCGGCCTCGGCTCGGTGCGGGGCACTGCGGTGCTCGCAGGCCTGACCCGGCTGAAAAGTCTCACTATCCCCCTCGACAGCGATCTAGCCTCCAACACCTTGCATTTGCTCCCTGAGCTGACTGGCCTCGCCGTAGGCGGCGACACGATGGAGACAGCTGACCTCAGCGTACTGACCACCCTGCCAGAACTGGAGAGCGTGAACCTGACGGGCGATGGCACGGACACACCGCCGGGTTTGGAGGAACTGGCCGAGATGACGAGCCTCACCTCCCTCTGGCTCCAGGATTGCGATGTGGCCGCCTGGCTCTCCTCCCTTCGCAGTGCCCCGCCGGCCCTCTCCCAGCTGTTCTGCTACTTCAGCACCGTGCCCACCGACCCCCGTGCGTTCGCCCGACTGGGAACCCTCGAAGATGTGCTCATTTACCACTGCCGCACCCCCGACGGCGCCCCCGTCACCACCTACGACATCCCCGGGGCACGCACCCTGGTGAGCGGCTGA
- a CDS encoding glycoside hydrolase family protein yields MQGSRIRSWVTAVAATLLALLPQLSPTDAATAASERKGVNLNPGAGVSEALADVGAAWYYNWASGTGEVTAPDGVEFVPMIWGAESVTDAELARAVEEGSQLLGFNEPDLGEQADLTVEQALDLWPRLEATGLRLGAPAVAFGGDTPGGWLDRFMAGAEERGLRVDFIPLHWYGSDFGPDASEHLRGYLQAVADRYGKPVWLTEYALIDFTGPSPRYPSSAEQAAFVRASTAMLEGLPFLERYAWFTLSTGTHATGLYDGATPNESGLAYRAAGTAGG; encoded by the coding sequence ATGCAGGGAAGCCGAATCCGCAGCTGGGTGACGGCGGTCGCCGCCACGTTGTTGGCCCTCCTCCCCCAGCTCTCCCCGACGGACGCCGCCACGGCCGCGAGTGAGCGGAAGGGGGTGAACCTCAACCCGGGTGCCGGTGTCTCGGAGGCGCTGGCCGATGTCGGCGCGGCCTGGTACTACAACTGGGCCTCGGGAACGGGGGAGGTCACCGCGCCGGACGGGGTGGAGTTCGTGCCGATGATCTGGGGCGCGGAGTCGGTCACCGACGCGGAGTTGGCGCGGGCCGTCGAGGAGGGCAGCCAGCTGCTGGGCTTCAACGAGCCCGACCTCGGGGAGCAGGCCGATCTCACCGTGGAGCAGGCGCTGGATCTGTGGCCGCGCCTGGAGGCCACGGGGCTGCGGCTCGGCGCGCCGGCCGTGGCGTTCGGCGGTGACACGCCCGGCGGTTGGCTCGACCGGTTCATGGCCGGCGCCGAGGAGCGTGGCCTGCGCGTGGACTTCATCCCGCTGCACTGGTACGGCTCCGACTTCGGCCCCGACGCGAGTGAGCATCTGCGCGGCTATCTCCAGGCGGTGGCCGACCGCTACGGCAAGCCGGTGTGGCTGACGGAGTACGCGCTGATCGACTTCACGGGGCCGAGCCCGCGCTACCCGAGCTCGGCGGAGCAGGCGGCGTTCGTCCGCGCGTCCACCGCGATGCTGGAGGGGCTGCCGTTCCTGGAGCGCTACGCGTGGTTCACGCTGTCGACCGGGACCCATGCCACCGGGCTCTATGACGGTGCCACGCCCAACGAGAGCGGTCTTGCCTACCGCGCGGCTGGCACCGCCGGGGGGTGA
- a CDS encoding purple acid phosphatase family protein: protein MTSPARTSPVPRALLAAALLVGATAVAVPGQAVAATPTFDRIVLSPTATPATSAIVTWRTATAAASPGVELQPADGGPVTTVTATPTGQAGGGHYHRADLDALTPDTAYRYRIGDGTEWSDWIDFRTAGAAGDPFTFLYLGDIQNDITEGAAPLVRAAQADASDAELTVHAGDLINNADADDEWAEWFAAVDVAHTSTTHQIATPGNHEYDGWNLSDHWTRQFPGAGNGPDDDDLDGTAWYTDYQGVRFVSLNSNYTNAPWFDVVDWLEDQETWLDGVLADNPNRWTVVTFHQPVISNSEGRTGALVRAAWLDVLEDHDVDLVLQGHDHSYGRGNLTANRTDDPAVTTGPVYVVSVAGPKMYTPSTTDWRLAGAEVRTQLGDTQTYQVVDVTADTLTYRAKTQDGTVVDAFTVHRGADGKRVVEN, encoded by the coding sequence ATGACCAGCCCCGCCAGGACCAGCCCCGTCCCCCGTGCCCTGCTCGCCGCCGCGCTGCTGGTCGGCGCCACGGCCGTCGCCGTCCCCGGCCAGGCCGTCGCCGCGACGCCGACCTTTGACCGGATCGTGCTCTCCCCGACGGCCACCCCGGCCACCTCGGCGATCGTCACCTGGCGCACCGCCACCGCCGCCGCGTCCCCCGGCGTCGAACTCCAGCCGGCCGACGGCGGCCCCGTGACCACCGTGACCGCGACGCCCACCGGACAGGCCGGCGGCGGCCACTACCACCGCGCCGACCTCGACGCGCTCACCCCCGACACGGCCTACCGCTACCGCATCGGCGACGGCACGGAGTGGAGCGATTGGATCGACTTCCGCACCGCGGGGGCGGCCGGCGACCCGTTCACCTTCCTCTACCTCGGCGACATCCAGAACGACATCACCGAGGGCGCCGCACCCCTGGTCCGCGCCGCCCAGGCCGACGCCTCCGACGCCGAACTCACCGTGCACGCCGGGGATCTGATCAACAACGCCGACGCCGACGACGAATGGGCCGAGTGGTTCGCCGCCGTCGACGTGGCCCACACCTCCACCACCCACCAGATCGCCACCCCGGGCAACCACGAGTACGACGGCTGGAACCTCTCCGACCACTGGACCCGCCAGTTCCCCGGCGCGGGCAACGGCCCGGACGACGACGACCTCGACGGCACCGCCTGGTACACCGACTACCAGGGCGTTCGGTTCGTCTCCCTCAACAGCAACTACACCAACGCGCCCTGGTTCGACGTCGTGGACTGGCTGGAGGACCAGGAGACCTGGCTGGACGGCGTGTTGGCCGACAACCCCAACCGGTGGACCGTGGTCACCTTCCACCAGCCCGTGATCTCCAACAGCGAGGGCCGCACCGGCGCGCTGGTCCGCGCGGCCTGGCTGGACGTGCTGGAGGACCACGACGTGGACCTCGTCCTCCAGGGCCACGACCACTCCTACGGCCGGGGCAACCTCACGGCCAACCGCACCGACGACCCGGCCGTCACCACCGGGCCCGTCTATGTGGTCTCCGTCGCGGGACCCAAGATGTACACGCCGTCGACCACCGACTGGCGCCTCGCGGGCGCCGAGGTCCGCACCCAACTCGGGGACACCCAGACCTACCAGGTCGTCGACGTCACCGCCGACACCCTGACCTACCGCGCCAAGACCCAGGACGGCACCGTCGTCGACGCGTTCACCGTCCACCGCGGCGCCGACGGCAAGCGCGTCGTGGAGAACTGA